DNA sequence from the Aquificaceae bacterium genome:
CTTACAAGGTTTTTCAGAAAGGAAGGAAGGCTCAGAAGCATACCAGACAGCCTTGACATACTTCAGATGGAAGGAAGGGCCGGAAGGCTGGGCATAAAGAAAGAAGGATACTCAAACCTCCTGGTCTATGGGGCTAAGGGAAAAGAGCTTGAAAAGGAACTGGATAGAGCCCTTGAAAGACCACTGACCACCGCAACCATGGAAGGCTCCGGGGATGAAGCCCTGAGTTTTTTTCTCTTGCTCGCCCACATGTATGAGGGTGAGGAATTTGAAAACTACCTCAAGAACACCTATTCCTTCAAAAGGGTTGGTAGGGAAAGGCTCAGCAGGATTGAGAGGTTTCTGAGGTCTCACGGCTATCTTGAGGGCTACAGCCCCAGCCAGAAGGGGCTCTTTTGCATAAGGACTGGTATACCACCCCTGAGCTTTGAAGAATTTCTCAGAAGGAAAGGCCTGAACCTTGACCCTGTAAGCACCATAAGACCACTCCTGCACATGAAAAAGTTTGACGGGCTGCTGAACTTCCTGAAGGGTATGGAAGGCTTTAGAGAGGATTTTCAGATAGTGAGGGCAATGCTGATTCCCTGCGGTGAGGAATGTTTAAAAGACAACACAGACCAGCTCCTTTTCTATACAGAGGGGCTAACCGCAAAGTATCCAAACATCAAAAATCCTCCCGGGGAGTTTTCATATCTTGGCACCGACGCCCTTCATCTTCTGAGAGCGCTCCTTGAGATAAACAGGCAGGGCTTTTACAGGTTTTCAACCCCTGAGCTACTGCAGATAACCCATTCGCTGAAGTATGGTATAAGCACAGAGTATTCAGGCCTTGCAGGCATAAAGGGGATAGGTCATATAAGGGCAAACCTCATAAAGGAAGTCCTTAAAGATTTGAGAATAGCACCCCCAGAAATCTGCAGCCCTGTGGAAAGCCTTCTTGAAACCATGGAATCTGAAAAGCTCTGGGAGCCCCTTCTTGAAAAGCTGATGCAATACAGAAGAATGAATATGGAAAGGGCAAAGGAAGAGCTGGAAAGAATAAGGAGAATATTCAGGAACAACCGCAGTGGTTATATGGTGGATGACAGGATACTGCTTGCCTACGGACTCTTTACTGAAGGGACCTCTGCCCTGAAAAGGACGAAAAGAGATTTAGTTGAACTGGTAGTAAATGAGCTCCGCAGAGTAAGGTCCTCATGAAAGGGGCAGTAGAGCTTGCAAAACCCATCCTTGCAGTCCTTTACAGAGAAAGGAGCCTGATGGAGGATTTTCTCTCAGGACTTGATGTGGAGAGAGTATC
Encoded proteins:
- a CDS encoding DEAD/DEAH box helicase, with product MAEALTAFLLKESFYQISPPEGKLLYFTDKDPQVKSEELLSASEVDPRIPYPLLNPLQTLFYKLYRGGNALISSPTSSGKSLIAYLFMKNFEGRLLYTAPTKALVKEKAVELRAYYGRSVELRTGDSVLESFKEVKARVVVSTYEHLAYALRNSARWLEDVGAVVVDEVHQIVKRWMLEEIITACRRRDLPLLCLSATLPGLEELAQWMGAELVIKSAWRPVPLYREIRSLTEFRPVRRELEGESLVAGRLLSALYSLRQGGEQVILFVPKKSLGWKLLELAKEEKIGILNQTVPFEVEEEREPEIAFHNADVPKEEREEIEKAFRKGRLQTLIATQTMAYGVNLPADRVIILTRFFRKEGRLRSIPDSLDILQMEGRAGRLGIKKEGYSNLLVYGAKGKELEKELDRALERPLTTATMEGSGDEALSFFLLLAHMYEGEEFENYLKNTYSFKRVGRERLSRIERFLRSHGYLEGYSPSQKGLFCIRTGIPPLSFEEFLRRKGLNLDPVSTIRPLLHMKKFDGLLNFLKGMEGFREDFQIVRAMLIPCGEECLKDNTDQLLFYTEGLTAKYPNIKNPPGEFSYLGTDALHLLRALLEINRQGFYRFSTPELLQITHSLKYGISTEYSGLAGIKGIGHIRANLIKEVLKDLRIAPPEICSPVESLLETMESEKLWEPLLEKLMQYRRMNMERAKEELERIRRIFRNNRSGYMVDDRILLAYGLFTEGTSALKRTKRDLVELVVNELRRVRSS